The following proteins are co-located in the Streptococcus anginosus genome:
- a CDS encoding phospho-sugar mutase, whose product MNYKEVYEQWLNNDFFDEETKADLLSIQDDEAEIEDRFYKGLEFGTAGLRGKLGAGTNRMNKYMVGKAAQALAETLKDHGEEAIKRGVAISYDVRYKSKEFAELTCSIMAAHGIKTYIYNGIHPTPMCSYAIRKLHCKAGVMVTASHNPQEYNGYKAYWEEGSQILDDIAGQIAGHMDEIVNFEDIKSIPFEEALESGLANYIDPSVEEDYYQEVLNLTINEDVDKSIKVGYTPLNGTGNIPVREILKRRGFENIFVVKEQEFPDPDFTTVGYPNPEFPKAFAYSEKLGKENNCDILIANDPDCDRVALEVRNANGDYVFLNGNKIGALLSYYIFSQRSALNNLPENPVMVKSIVTGDLSRAIAKKYGIETVETLTGFKNICGKANEYDRTKEKTYVFGYEESIGFCYGTFVRDKDAVSASMMIVEMAAYFKKQDKTLLDVLNDIYAEFGFYNERQVSLELEGVEGQERIGRMMEEFREHPLTTIGAMELEKVIDFKDGYLDFPKQNCLKYYFKDSSWYALRPSGTEPKIKLYIYSIGKDEKESVEKLDLIEKACREKMDSVK is encoded by the coding sequence ATGAACTACAAAGAAGTTTATGAACAATGGCTAAACAATGATTTCTTCGATGAAGAAACGAAAGCTGATTTGCTGTCTATTCAGGATGATGAAGCTGAGATCGAAGATCGATTCTACAAGGGTCTTGAGTTTGGGACCGCTGGTCTTCGTGGGAAATTGGGTGCTGGTACCAACCGTATGAATAAATACATGGTAGGAAAAGCAGCCCAGGCATTGGCTGAAACCTTGAAAGACCATGGTGAAGAAGCGATTAAAAGAGGTGTTGCAATCAGCTATGATGTCAGATATAAATCAAAAGAATTTGCTGAGTTGACCTGCTCTATCATGGCTGCTCATGGCATCAAAACTTATATTTACAATGGCATTCATCCTACGCCAATGTGCTCGTATGCAATTAGAAAATTGCACTGTAAAGCAGGAGTTATGGTAACGGCTAGCCATAATCCACAAGAATACAATGGCTATAAAGCGTATTGGGAAGAAGGTTCACAGATTTTAGATGATATTGCAGGACAAATTGCAGGTCATATGGATGAAATTGTGAATTTTGAAGACATCAAATCCATTCCTTTTGAAGAAGCCTTGGAAAGCGGTCTTGCAAATTATATTGATCCATCTGTCGAAGAAGATTACTACCAAGAAGTTCTCAATCTAACAATCAATGAAGATGTTGATAAATCTATCAAGGTTGGCTATACGCCTTTGAATGGTACAGGAAATATTCCTGTCAGAGAAATTCTGAAAAGAAGAGGATTTGAAAATATCTTCGTCGTAAAGGAACAAGAATTTCCTGATCCAGATTTTACAACCGTTGGTTATCCCAATCCAGAATTTCCGAAAGCATTTGCTTACTCTGAAAAGCTTGGAAAAGAAAATAACTGTGATATTTTGATTGCCAATGACCCAGACTGCGATCGTGTTGCGCTGGAAGTAAGAAATGCAAACGGTGATTATGTCTTTTTAAATGGAAATAAGATTGGTGCTTTGCTTTCTTATTACATTTTCTCACAACGTTCTGCTCTCAATAATTTACCTGAAAATCCTGTCATGGTGAAATCTATTGTTACAGGTGATTTATCTAGAGCGATTGCGAAGAAATATGGTATTGAAACAGTAGAAACCCTGACTGGATTTAAAAATATTTGTGGCAAAGCCAACGAGTATGATCGTACTAAAGAAAAAACGTATGTTTTCGGTTACGAAGAAAGTATCGGTTTCTGTTATGGAACATTTGTTAGAGATAAAGATGCTGTCAGTGCTTCTATGATGATCGTGGAGATGGCTGCTTACTTTAAGAAACAGGATAAGACTCTGTTAGATGTTTTAAATGATATCTATGCAGAATTTGGTTTCTATAATGAAAGACAAGTTTCGCTTGAGTTAGAAGGTGTAGAAGGTCAGGAGCGAATTGGTCGCATGATGGAAGAATTTAGAGAACATCCTTTGACAACAATTGGAGCAATGGAACTTGAAAAAGTGATTGACTTTAAAGATGGCTACCTTGATTTTCCAAAACAAAACTGTTTGAAATATTACTTTAAAGATAGTTCATGGTATGCACTCAGACCGTCAGGGACCGAACCTAAAATCAAACTATACATCTATTCAATTGGTAAAGATGAAAAGGAAAGTGTTGAAAAACTTGACCTCATCGAAAAGGCTTGCCGAGAAAAAATGGATAGTGTGAAATAA
- a CDS encoding NAD(P)/FAD-dependent oxidoreductase yields the protein MSEIFDITIVGGGPVGLFAAFYAHMRQAKVNLIDSLPQLGGQPAILYPEKKILDVPGFTNLTGEELINRLIDQVKTFETSIHLNETVLDIEKKDELFTLTTSNGKHISRAILIAMGGGAFKPRSLDLDNVEQFENIHYHVSNINQYAGQNIVVLGGGDSAVDWALAFDKIAPTHIIHRRDTFRALEHSVNELKASTVTIKTPFIPSQLIGEGNKLTHLEITKVKSNETELLPLDQLFVNYGFKSSVGNLKKWGIELNRHKIIVNSKQETSVAGIYAAGDCCSYDGKIDLIATGLGEAPTAINNAMNYIYPDQKIQPKHSTSL from the coding sequence ATGTCTGAAATTTTTGATATTACGATTGTTGGTGGGGGGCCTGTGGGTCTTTTTGCTGCTTTTTATGCTCACATGCGTCAAGCAAAAGTGAATTTGATTGATTCGCTACCTCAGCTCGGTGGACAGCCAGCTATTCTCTATCCTGAAAAGAAAATTCTGGATGTTCCTGGTTTTACTAATCTAACAGGTGAGGAATTGATTAATCGTTTGATTGATCAAGTAAAAACATTTGAAACAAGCATACATCTCAATGAGACTGTATTAGATATTGAAAAAAAGGATGAATTATTTACCTTAACAACTAGCAATGGGAAGCACATTTCAAGAGCCATTTTGATTGCTATGGGAGGTGGTGCTTTTAAACCTCGCTCACTTGATTTGGACAATGTAGAACAATTTGAAAACATTCATTATCACGTTTCCAATATCAATCAATACGCTGGACAAAACATTGTGGTTCTAGGAGGTGGTGATTCTGCAGTGGATTGGGCACTTGCTTTTGATAAAATCGCTCCGACACATATCATCCATCGTCGAGACACCTTCCGTGCTTTAGAACACAGTGTCAATGAACTAAAAGCTTCTACTGTCACGATTAAAACACCATTTATCCCAAGTCAACTTATAGGTGAAGGAAACAAACTCACTCATCTTGAGATTACTAAAGTGAAAAGCAATGAAACAGAGCTCTTGCCGCTTGATCAGCTTTTTGTCAATTATGGCTTCAAATCATCTGTTGGAAACTTAAAAAAATGGGGAATAGAACTCAATCGCCACAAGATTATCGTCAATAGCAAACAAGAAACTTCTGTCGCAGGTATCTATGCTGCTGGCGATTGCTGTAGCTATGACGGAAAGATTGATTTGATAGCCACAGGACTAGGCGAAGCTCCTACAGCTATCAACAACGCCATGAATTATATCTATCCCGACCAAAAAATACAGCCAAAACATTCGACCAGTCTTTAA